From the Sebastes fasciatus isolate fSebFas1 chromosome 3, fSebFas1.pri, whole genome shotgun sequence genome, one window contains:
- the LOC141764857 gene encoding SUN domain-containing protein 3-like, producing MLSNRQSEVTVHRSVRLANAGYYDHLGKPVISYKETATYKKRRFSPDGVRKSIAKRISMASEIIGANRASWASGAKEASGDNKDSGGNGACWNGIIRWLFFMLPVCLGIVYFTLALSMNSNSLDSGPSASLFPSTKRDKALSTYEWMGERMRMLQDEVLRLKWVKEPPGDTMLNFALESQGALVLARLSSETYQCTGPTCFLVYLIRLWRPPVDPSIVTQGGPIVDGRCWPFDGERGHLVIALSHPVTISHVTLGHISKTETTDSISNAPKMFAVYGMKTKEDEGTLLGTFLYDQDGESLQTFKLSDQEAGVFSHVKLQVESNWGNPDYTCVYNFRVYGTI from the exons ATGTTATCAAACAGGCAAAGTGAAG tCACGGTACATAGAAGCGTTCGACTGGCCAACGCAGGATATTACGACCATCTAGGAAAACCAGTCATTTCCTACAAGGAGACGGCTACGTACAA AAAAAGGAGGTTTTCTCCAGACGGTGTGAGAAAGTCCATCGCCAAGAGAATCAGCATGGCCAGCGAGATCATAGGGGCCAACAGGGCCAGCTGGGCCAGCGGGGCCAAAGAGGCCAGCGGGGACAACAAGGACAGCGGGGGCAACGGGGCCTGCTGGAACGGCATTATTCGCTGGCTGTTCTTCATGCTGCCCGTGTGTCTTG GAATTGTATACTTCACCCTGGCTCTATCCATGAACAGCAACTCTCTTGACTCAGGAccctcagcgtcacttttcCCATCAACCAAGCGGGATAAG GCCTTGAGCACATATGAATGGATGGGGGAGCGGATGAGAATGCTGCAGGACGAGGTGCTGAGGTTAAAGTGGGTCAAGGAGCCACCAGGGGACACTATGCTCAACTTTGCCCTGGAGTCGCAAG gGGCCCTTGTTTTAGCTCGATTGTCCTCGGAAACATACCAATGCACCGGACCAACCTGTTTTCTTGTATACCTGATACGTCTTTGGAGACCACCTGTAGACCCAAGTATTGTGACTCAG GGAGGACCAATCGTGGATGGACGCTGCTGGCCATTTGATGGTGAGCGTGGACATTTAGTCATAGCCCTGTCCCACCCAGTGACCATCAGCCATGTGACACTGGGTCACATTTCAAAGACCGAGACAACTGACAGCATCTCGAACGCCCCAAAGATGTTTGCTGTCTAT GGCATGAAGACTAAAGAGGATGAAGGTACCCTACTAGGAACCTTTCTTTATGATCAGGACGGCGAGTCATTGCAGACTTTCAAACTGTCT GATCAGGAAGCAGGTGTCTTCAGCCACGTGAAGCTGCAAGTCGAGAGCAACTGGGGAAATCCTGACTACACTTGCGTGTACAATTTCAGGGTCTATGGGACCATATAG
- the LOC141764858 gene encoding uncharacterized protein LOC141764858 isoform X1, producing MGYTALYTLLWLLSAFTLTTQELLKLSVTPRITAECGQQVILNCDVSSSRDGLSVKYMMWSQNHTTFCSVDSEGKLKHHSHTQSDFHCRYKHGQLSLVFKTVQPRESGDSKRYMCKLQSNMGVAHAYTRLELQECCGIVKGILTNGGPICRFKNVYPDGDVHWFHGSHNLSDGSVTHHTTKQVAKGGWLTIESYLEAESSHLPYNCSLKSTASGRYIASTLVQNPESQVKPRGIPQEQKKTVENGAGSHGPMWTFLCISISLVVALK from the exons ATGGGTTACACAGCATTGTATACACTTCTCTGGCTTCTATCTGCATTCACTCTTACAACACAAG AGTTGCTGAAACTAAGTGTGACTCCCAGGATCACTGCAGAGTGCGGCCAACAGGTTATCCTGAACTGCGACGTGTCCTCATCTCGAGATGGACTATCAGTGAAATACATGATGTGGTCCCAAAACCACACTACTTTCTGTTCTGTGGACAGTGAAGGAAAACTCAAACACCACTCACACACTCAAAGTGACTTCCATTGTAGGTACAAACACGGACAGTTGTCCCTCGTCTTTAAAACAGTGCAGCCACGGGAGAGCGGAGACTCGAAGCGCTACATGTGCAAACTACAATCCAACATGGGAGTTGCACATGCGTACACAAGACTGGAGTTACAAG AGTGTTGTGGCATCGTTAAGGGTATTTTGACCAATGGCGGTCCCATCTGCAGATTTAAAAACGTCTACCCGGACGGAGACGTGCACTGGTTCCACGGCTCCCACAATCTCTCCGACGGGTCTGTGACGCACCACACCACTAAACAGGTGGCCAAAGGGGGTTGGCTGACGATCGAAAGTTACCTGGAGGCGGAAAGTTCGCACTTGCCCTACAACTGTTCCTTGAAGAGCACCGCATCTGGTAGATACATCGCGAGCACTTTGGTTCAGAACCCAGAATCCCAGGTCAAGCCAAGAGGCATACCACaggaacagaaaaaaacagttgaGAACGGAGCTGGATCACACGGACCTATGTGGACATTTTTGTGTATTTCAATCTCACTTGTTGTCGCACTGAAATAA
- the LOC141764858 gene encoding uncharacterized protein LOC141764858 isoform X2, whose protein sequence is MASSLPQFIHGIISKCKKTGEGFENTAMASNCICSAKTRDKSEGGYLCAEAPEGIRDFLRRAEEKHQSFRVKCKRGDNGLHSIVYTSLASICIHSYNTRVAETKCDSQDHCRVRPTGYPELRRVLISRWTISEIHDVVPKPHYFLFCGQ, encoded by the exons cAAAATGCAAGAAAACGGGTGAAGGGTTTGAGAACACTGCTATGGCGTCTAACTGCATCTGTTCTGCCAAAACAAG GGACAAGTCTGAAGGAGGATATTTATGCGCAGAAGCACCAGAAGGAATCAGAGACTTCTTGAGAAGAGCTGAGGAGAAGCACCAATCCTTCCGAG tgaaatgcaaaagAGGTGACAATGGGTTACACAGCATTGTATACACTTCTCTGGCTTCTATCTGCATTCACTCTTACAACACAAG AGTTGCTGAAACTAAGTGTGACTCCCAGGATCACTGCAGAGTGCGGCCAACAGGTTATCCTGAACTGCGACGTGTCCTCATCTCGAGATGGACTATCAGTGAAATACATGATGTGGTCCCAAAACCACACTACTTTCTGTTCTGTGGACAGTGA